In Rickettsia endosymbiont of Gonocerus acuteangulatus, the following are encoded in one genomic region:
- the secB gene encoding protein-export chaperone SecB yields MNTINTDANEAMPHISVNAQYIKDLSLENPDAPSSLTALEHRPQIDLSLDINITNLSEENFYEVELNIEAVARNEKYKLFQVELKYAGVFNLINIAPEQHQILLSVHCPAMIFPFARKIIASCTQDAGFQPLMIDPIDFGALYHKKMSEHQN; encoded by the coding sequence ATGAATACAATAAATACCGACGCAAACGAGGCGATGCCTCATATTTCTGTTAATGCACAATATATAAAAGACCTATCTCTTGAAAATCCTGATGCTCCATCTTCTTTGACAGCTTTAGAACATAGACCTCAAATTGATTTGTCTCTTGATATAAATATCACTAATCTATCAGAAGAAAATTTTTATGAAGTCGAATTAAATATTGAAGCAGTAGCAAGAAATGAGAAATATAAATTATTTCAAGTAGAGCTAAAATATGCAGGTGTATTTAACTTAATTAATATTGCTCCTGAGCAACATCAAATTTTGCTATCAGTCCATTGTCCGGCAATGATATTTCCATTTGCTAGAAAAATCATAGCAAGTTGTACTCAAGATGCGGGATTTCAACCTTTAATGATTGACCCGATAGATTTCGGAGCTTTGTACCATAAGAAAATGTCAGAGCATCAGAACTAA